Proteins from a single region of Ammospiza nelsoni isolate bAmmNel1 chromosome 28, bAmmNel1.pri, whole genome shotgun sequence:
- the EFNA4 gene encoding ephrin-A4, translating to MRPAPLLGLLLWAPLLWAPPVRGFRHGVHWNGSNPRFLRDDYSIQVAINDYLDIYCPHYEGAVPAGRAETFTLFMVDREGYRGCYETPGAFKRWECNRPRAPFGPVRFSEKIQRFTPFSLGFEFQPGETYYYISVPSPESAGRCLKLRVTVCCRGTTPEPVTEVPNSQPRGRGGPEDVAPARGAAVPWQPCSPCLTLVLLALLWI from the exons ATGCGCCCCGCGCCGCTGCTCGGGCTCCTGCTCTGGGCGCCGCTGCTCTGGGCGCCGCCGGTGCGCGGCTTCCGCCACGGCGTCCACTGGAACGGCAGCAACCCCAG GTTCCTGCGGGACGACTACTCCATCCAGGTGGCCATCAATGACTACCTGGACATCTACTGCCCGCACTACGAGGGGGCCGTGCCCGCCGGCCGGGCTGAGACCTTCACGCTCTTCATGGTGGATCGGGAGGGTTATCGCGGCTGCTACGAGACCCCCGGCGCCTTCAAGCGCTGGGAATGCAACCGGCCCCGAGCGCCCTTCGGGCCCGTCCGATTCTCCGAGAAAATCCAGCGTTTCACCCCCTTCTCACTCGGCTTCGAGTTCCAGCCGGGGGAGACCTACTACTACATCT ccgtgcccagccccGAGAGCGCCGGGCGATGCCTGAAGCTGCGCGTCACCGTCTGCTGCCGAGGCACCA CGCCAGAGCCGGTGACAGAGGTGCCGAATTCGCAGCCCCGAGGGCGCGGGGGCCCCGAAG ATGTGGCTCCTGCCCGGGGCGCCGCGGTCccatggcagccctgcagcccttgcCTGACTCTCgtgctcctggccctgctctggatCTGA